ACCAATGGATCTTGAAGAACCTTCATGCACGTCTACTGGGATACCAGATGATGTGTCTGACATGCAATGCTCAAGAACACTTAAAGGCTCTTCATCAAAAGATGTAAGTGTATCTAATTGCAGCATATCTCATCGTTCCTTAGTTTGATTCTGTTCTTCTTATCATCACATCACACTCCGCAATAGTTTATTAATAGAATGGCTTGATTAAAAATCTCTGCAGGATGGCATAAATCAGAAAATGGACAATGAAGTTTACGTAACAGTAGATAACTGCAATGTACCTGATGTTGGAGCTTCATCTGACACTAAAGTAATAAAACCTGAGGTGATTGATGGAGAGCAAAATATGCAGTTCATGGAATGGCCTTACTGGAGAAAACCGCTGAATACAGCTGATATAGAACAGCTGGCAGAAAATCGAGGAAAAGCTATGCTACGCTACAAGGAAAAGAAGAAATCTCGAAGGTAATTATATCCCATCAATCTGGTTAATTTCCATGTACTTTTCATGCTAAATAATTAAGTGCTTATAATTTGGCGTAAATTCATGTACAGATATGACAAACACATTCGATATGAATCGAGGAAAGCTAGAGCTGATAATAGGCAACGAGTGAAGGGTCGATTTGTCAAAGCGAATGAGTCCCCTGAAATATGATCTAGCTGCTGATCGCCCCCACATTGCTCTCTTCATCATGTATTGTACTGTCTATGTGTGGTCATATGGTTGGATGTACGAAGTTAAACTTTCCAGGAATTGAAAATTCCTAGGGAGTTTCACTTCCTAGGAAGTATGGAATATTGTTTGGGTGATTACAGGAGGACTTGTCAAGCAACTTCTCAATGGGGGCAGTAGAATTTCCTGTAtttttgtcaaccaaacaacttccAGTTTTCTACTTCCAGGAAGTTTGTTCTTCCTATATATATCTCTCTCAACTAAACAACCACCACGACTTAGCTGACTTAGTGTATGTAAATATTTATATGCTTGTGTACCAGTTTTAATATCAACAGTAGATGTATGTGCGAAGTATTGTATTTGCCCCATTTTCTGGCAGATTGACAGATTTAATCTCCAATTTTTCTATAAAATGTGAGAAAATTATTTTGGAATTTCAATGAGAAATGCCGTGTCTTAGAATTTCTGGTCCGTTGCAGTTGTTGATTCTTTTATTCTGATGTGGATTCATGGGATGTGCAAAGTTTACGACAATTCCAATTTTATGCACTTGGCTATCCAGATAAGAATTATGCAGCTACCCTTTGGCATCAACAATGATAAGATTTATGCGCTTAGTACCCTTTTGGGAAAAGATTGATTTTTCACCGAAATCAGATTCCAGCAAATGCCGGTAAACATGCCATGTATGGATCTAGTTAGATGGCGAaaggatcaaatcgattcgatCGATCAAGAACTCGGTAAGTCCTAAATGACAGGTGTTCTAAGGATCAAATAATGAAAACGACCACTAGTTTTATTTCATATTACCTCAATTTCTAAATGATCTTTaaggttactatttgcacaaatataaATGCCAATTAGAGAAAACGTGTAAAAATATTGGGGagtgtaaaaaaaaatgaataaagtaaaagaaaatacacaaattcttatttatgagtggtgtacaataattgttctacaccggagtaaaagttgactcaaaatgcttaaaatttACATTTATataagtaaaagttatctattttttacttttttagtgataaaatttttcatttgaagaaaaattatttcttcaaaattactaataatgtataaattaatcatttaaccatttaaaatgtttatctatcaactttttatttttataatataaaagttacaaaaaaactgcataaaagttatcttagtgtacaataaatttattatacaccttatgcgcgcaagaccttttggaaaaaataagtgaaaagttgtaaatattgtggTTTAAGAGgggtaagatagtaaatttcatgttcaaaaataaaataaagcacaatgaaaaaaacattatgaaacgaaGTAAAACGGAAAAtgtaaaaatcattttgaaatggGGTAGTATTTGGAAAGAGATATAGCAAAGTTGTTTACGCAATATGAGAACAAGAGCTATCACGTACCATCAGTTGTGCTTCCAACTAGATCAGCCTCATAAGAAAGTTTTATATTGTAGGAATGATGTAGTGAGTTTTCTGACTAATAACTACGCATATCCATATCAGAGGCCGGAGAGgcccatatcagatatgtgcctCCAAACATATATCTGAGGACACGGTGGTAATTGCACCATTACGTACTTTAAAAGTGTCATTTGAACTTCTAAATACCATGTtcgaaaacttgtatataagaGAAACATGGAGTCTAGAGAGAGAACGGGAGCAAGGAGAGGGGCAGAGAGTGAGAGAGAATCCCATCAATGGACAATAGTCAGAAGGAGGAGCCGCAAACaccaatcaacaacaacatctGCATCTCAAACATGCTTCAAAGACTGTCTTCCAAAGAATATCACAATCCCAGAACTACCAAAGATCTTCACCCGATACGACACCATCACCAACATCTTCATCCCTTTCAACCTCAGACCCAGAAACAGCCTGCACTATGCCTTCGTCCAA
This Spinacia oleracea cultivar Varoflay chromosome 6, BTI_SOV_V1, whole genome shotgun sequence DNA region includes the following protein-coding sequences:
- the LOC110789594 gene encoding zinc finger protein CONSTANS-LIKE 15; translation: MDLEEPSCTSTGIPDDVSDMQCSRTLKGSSSKDDGINQKMDNEVYVTVDNCNVPDVGASSDTKVIKPEVIDGEQNMQFMEWPYWRKPLNTADIEQLAENRGKAMLRYKEKKKSRRYDKHIRYESRKARADNRQRVKGRFVKANESPEI